One stretch of Candidatus Hydrogenedens sp. DNA includes these proteins:
- a CDS encoding Gfo/Idh/MocA family oxidoreductase, whose translation MRQKIEPINCAIIGCGNISEIYIENILRFSNLKLVACADIVKEKAEEKGTKYNIEVSDVENIFQSNDIQLIINLTNPSSHFDVSLQSLKQGKHIYSEKPLALTFEQASLLIETAQKEHLLIGCAPDTFLGGSWQTARKIIDDNWIGKPLSSTAFMLCRGHESWHPSPEFYYQKGGGPLFDMGPYYLTSLVFLLGPVKSVFAKGKINFNIRTISSQPLYGQKIHVEVPTDIHAILSFENGVICSLIMSFDTWSHHLPFIEIHGETGSLSLPDPNQFGGKILFYNQFKKEWSEFPTCFDYFTNMRGLGICNMAHAIQTNSYYCATGELALHIVEIMEGIHKSVEEQKIISLTTSPSRPDLLPFEYLNHIP comes from the coding sequence ATGAGACAAAAAATAGAACCCATAAACTGTGCCATTATTGGCTGTGGGAATATATCGGAAATTTATATCGAAAATATTTTGCGATTTAGTAATTTAAAATTAGTAGCCTGTGCCGATATTGTAAAAGAAAAAGCCGAAGAAAAAGGAACAAAATATAATATTGAAGTAAGTGATGTTGAAAACATTTTTCAATCCAACGATATTCAATTAATTATTAATTTAACTAACCCATCCTCTCATTTTGATGTTTCATTACAATCATTAAAACAGGGTAAGCATATATATAGTGAAAAACCCCTCGCTCTTACATTTGAACAAGCCTCTTTACTTATAGAAACAGCCCAAAAAGAACACTTGCTCATTGGTTGCGCCCCAGATACTTTTTTAGGGGGAAGTTGGCAAACAGCAAGAAAAATTATTGATGATAATTGGATAGGAAAACCTCTTTCGTCAACCGCTTTTATGCTTTGTAGAGGTCATGAATCCTGGCATCCTTCTCCTGAATTTTACTACCAAAAAGGAGGCGGTCCTTTATTTGATATGGGACCGTATTATTTAACCTCACTTGTATTTTTATTAGGACCTGTAAAATCTGTTTTCGCTAAAGGAAAAATAAATTTTAACATACGAACAATTTCGAGCCAGCCATTATATGGTCAAAAAATACATGTAGAAGTTCCCACAGATATACACGCCATTCTATCTTTTGAGAATGGTGTTATCTGCTCACTTATAATGAGTTTTGATACCTGGTCTCACCATTTACCCTTTATAGAAATACATGGTGAAACAGGTTCGTTATCTCTACCTGACCCAAACCAATTTGGTGGAAAAATACTTTTTTATAATCAGTTCAAAAAAGAATGGTCAGAATTCCCAACCTGTTTTGATTATTTCACAAATATGAGAGGATTGGGCATTTGTAATATGGCTCATGCTATACAAACGAATTCCTATTATTGTGCAACAGGTGAATTAGCCTTGCATATTGTGGAGATTATGGAAGGGATACATAAATCCGTTGAGGAACAAAAGATTATTTCATTAACAACTTCTCCATCCCGTCCTGATTTATTACCATTTGAATACTTAAATCACATACCCTAA
- a CDS encoding pentapeptide repeat-containing protein — protein sequence MAYKEHVKILEAGVRVWNQWRASDPAISPDLSGLHFTKRNLSGINFRMCDLRQCIFNETDLRQAHFQKAYLHSASFIKSDIRDTNFSQADLTMVKFVDTVLDGCIFSNAVLNEVDFSNRIMKQFDFSGANLYRALFKSCDLTKSTFRQAYLGEADFFMANLSQVDLRGANLSGANLSNAFLKDTLLEGAIITNTNFNGAFLSPRQKLSLWFPIFPIK from the coding sequence ATGGCATACAAAGAACATGTAAAAATATTAGAAGCCGGTGTTCGAGTTTGGAATCAATGGAGAGCATCAGACCCAGCTATTTCTCCTGATTTAAGTGGATTACATTTTACTAAGAGAAACCTCTCCGGCATAAATTTTAGAATGTGTGATTTGCGACAGTGTATTTTTAATGAAACAGATTTAAGACAAGCCCATTTCCAAAAAGCATATTTACACTCCGCATCTTTTATAAAATCTGATATAAGAGATACTAATTTTTCACAAGCAGATTTAACTATGGTAAAGTTTGTAGACACTGTATTAGATGGCTGTATTTTTTCAAATGCTGTTCTTAATGAAGTAGATTTTTCTAATCGAATAATGAAACAATTCGACTTTTCTGGGGCAAATCTGTACAGAGCTCTATTTAAAAGTTGCGACCTAACAAAAAGCACATTCAGGCAAGCCTATTTAGGTGAAGCAGATTTCTTTATGGCAAATCTTTCACAAGTAGATTTAAGAGGTGCTAATTTAAGTGGGGCAAATTTGTCCAATGCTTTTTTGAAAGATACCTTACTTGAAGGTGCTATCATAACAAACACCAATTTTAACGGTGCTTTTTTGTCTCCCCGTCAAAAACTTTCTCTCTGGTTCCCTATTTTTCCCATTAAATAA
- a CDS encoding methyltransferase domain-containing protein, with protein sequence MSFWTFVGEIFRANKTTGALAPSSPALADCITDLAPLKDAKVIVEFGPGTGVFTEYIQKKKQPDAYFLAMEINPVFAKATKERCPEVNVIQDSAENTLKYLKQAGYDSCDVIISGLPWTRFEDELQDKLLNATYECLREKGKFLTFAYFFSPWVPSGKKFLHYKLPQKFNNKYSRSPIILKNFPPCYVYICEK encoded by the coding sequence ATGTCATTTTGGACTTTCGTAGGTGAAATTTTTAGAGCCAATAAAACAACAGGGGCATTAGCACCCAGTAGTCCCGCATTGGCTGATTGTATAACAGACTTAGCACCCTTAAAAGATGCAAAAGTAATTGTTGAGTTTGGTCCCGGAACAGGAGTTTTTACTGAATATATTCAAAAGAAAAAACAGCCCGATGCCTATTTTCTCGCAATGGAAATTAATCCTGTATTTGCTAAGGCTACCAAAGAAAGATGTCCCGAGGTTAATGTTATTCAGGATTCTGCTGAAAATACATTGAAATACTTAAAACAGGCTGGATACGATTCCTGTGATGTGATTATATCTGGATTACCCTGGACAAGATTTGAAGATGAATTGCAGGACAAATTATTGAATGCTACATACGAATGTTTACGGGAAAAAGGGAAGTTTTTAACTTTTGCTTATTTTTTTAGTCCATGGGTTCCTTCTGGAAAAAAATTCTTACATTACAAACTTCCTCAAAAATTCAATAACAAATATTCACGGTCTCCCATCATATTAAAAAACTTTCCACCATGTTATGTCTATATTTGTGAAAAATAA